A region of Vigna radiata var. radiata cultivar VC1973A chromosome 6, Vradiata_ver6, whole genome shotgun sequence DNA encodes the following proteins:
- the LOC106764158 gene encoding peroxidase 46 translates to MEKGATVFPFPVAVSCLFIIFILATSVSGSLFFNFYAASCPTAELIVRNSVSSSSSSDPSIPGKLLRLVFHDCFVEGCDASLMLLGNNTEQSDPANRSIGGFSVIESAKRVLEFLCPGTVSCADIIALAARDAVALTGGPMIQIPTGRRDGMVSVASNVRPNILDTSFTMDQMINRFSNKGLSLFDLVILSGAHTIGTAHCSSFRDRFQQDSKGKLTLIDKSLDSRYANELMKECPLSASPSVLVNNDPETSMVFDNQYYRNLVTNKGLFQSDSALLSDNRTRRLVEDLAKDQQFFFQSWGQSFLKLTTIGVKTGDEGEIRSFCASTNA, encoded by the exons ATGGAGAAAGGAGCAACGGTTTTTCCTTTTCCAGTAGCAGTTTCTTGTCTTTTCATTATCTTCATTTTGGCTACTTCTGTTTCAGGTAGCCTGTTTTTCAATTTCTATGCAGCTTCATGCCCAACAGCAGAACTCATTGTAAGAAACAGTGTcagttcatcttcttcttctgatCCTTCAATCCCTGGGAAGCTACTTCGCTTGGTTTTTCATGACTGCTTTGTGGAG GGATGTGATGCATCTTTGATGCTGTTAGGGAATAACACGGAACAAAGTGATCCAGCAAATAGGTCTATTGGAGGATTTTCAGTAATAGAATCAGCAAAAAGAGTGCTTGAGTTCCTTTGTCCAGGAACAGTTTCTTGTGCTGACATAATTGCTTTGGCTGCAAGAGATGCCGTTGCACTC ACTGGTGGTCCTATGATTCAAATTCCCACTGGAAGGAGAGATGGCATGGTTTCAGTTGCTTCAAATGTAAGACCCAACATTTTGGACACAAGTTTTACAATGGATCAGATGATTAACCGATTCTCCAATAAAGGGTTGTCCTTATTTGACCTTGTCATCCTTTCAG GGGCTCACACCATAGGAACAGCTCATTGTAGCTCATTCAGGGATAGGTTTCAACAAGACTCGAAGGGAAAGCTCACACTGATTGACAAAAGCCTTGATAGTAGGTATGCAAATGAGCTAATGAAGGAGTGTCCCTTAAGTGCAAGCCCATCAGTGTTAGTAAATAATGATCCTGAAACTTCCATGGTTTTTGACAACCAGTACTACAGAAATCTTGTCACCAACAAGGGGTTGTTCCAATCTGACTCTGCCTTGCTAAGTGACAACAGAACAAGGAGATTGGTGGAGGACTTGGCAAAAGATCAACAGTTTTTCTTTCAAAGTTGGGGCCAGTCTTTCTTGAAACTCACTACTATTGGAGTCAAAACTGGTGATGAGGGTGAAATTAGGAGCTTCTGTGCATCAACTAATGCATGA